The following coding sequences are from one Triticum aestivum cultivar Chinese Spring chromosome 5A, IWGSC CS RefSeq v2.1, whole genome shotgun sequence window:
- the LOC123101444 gene encoding alpha carbonic anhydrase 1, chloroplastic-like translates to MVVTSEKSAACVALLCMCFLVIHACDTANGVSFGYNGRTGPKHWGSLSPNFTVCSKGIYQSPINIVRDCVVHDPQMEPLKRYYTSTNATIIDNVFNIALRYNDTAGTVMVDGKKYKLKQLHWHSPSEHTINGKRFAVELHMVHYTDDGNITVVSILYPHGKPDHFLRQIKDKLAELSAEGCKAEKGDPLPVGVVNMKELMQGEDRYFRYVGSLTAPPCTENVIWNILGEIREMTKEQAVALMAPLEKSYRQNSRPLQSLNGRTVQLYDMSHNQNTR, encoded by the exons ATGGTGGTGACTTCCGAGAAAAGTGCAGCGTGTGTTGCACTCTTGTGCATGTGCTTTCTTGTGATCCATGCGTGCGACACTG CAAATGGCGTGAGCTTTGGATACAATGGGAGAACTGGCCCAAAACACTGGGGGAGCTTAAGTCCTAATTTCACGGTTTGCTCAAAAGGAATCTACCAGTCTCCAATTAACATCGTGAGAGATTGTGTGGTACACGACCCACAAATGGAGCCCCTAAAGAGATATTATACTTCTACAAATGCTACAATAATTGACAACGTCTTCAACATTGCG TTGCGATATAATGACACTGCTGGGACTGTCATGGTGGATGGAAAGAAGTATAAATTGAAGCAATTGCATTGGCACTCTCCCTCAGAGCATACCATCAATGGCAAGAG ATTTGCTGTGGAGCTCCACATGGTGCACTACACCGATGATGGCAATATTACTGTTGTTTCAATACTTTATCCGCACGGAAAACCAGATCATTTCCTTCGTCAG ATAAAGGATAAGTTAGCTGAATTGTCTGCGGAGGGTTGCAAAGCTGAGAAAGGTGACCCTCTCCCCGTTGGAGTGGTGAATATGAAGGAACTAATGCAGGGTGAGGATAGGTATTTCAGATATGTTGGGTCTCTCACCGCACCTCCATGCACGGAGAATGTGATCTGGAACATTCTTGGCGAG ATAAGAGAAATGACAAAGGAGCAGGCTGTTGCTTTGATGGCTCCTTTGGAGAAGAGTTACAGGCAGAACAGTAGGCCGTTACAATCACTGAATGGTCGCACTGTGCAACTCTATGACATGTCACACAATCAAAATACACGTTAG